In Cydia fagiglandana chromosome 3, ilCydFagi1.1, whole genome shotgun sequence, the following are encoded in one genomic region:
- the LOC134680400 gene encoding intraflagellar transport protein 74 homolog — MDFSDGSGVDSAVRRERPVSRRGFREYSNSSSAVSRSGSMRPASAYRGGTASRLSTAALGPAPPTAGRQSTAMTGFSMIDRPITQQGISGLRTGTARGFRTRQLQDKRYWEELMQVKVREMKAEIARLSEQADAGERERSAKKHYEKRVKDLAQELTDLQGRLSDYNTAIRIANGEASKHSVEEQTRELELSNKKLQEEVEQVFLEKQRKENQLRQLREQMEKEQSTISKLLSEMTPEQKDQYNELEATAAALREEVEQSRTQIDLLTKEKDQFSKEISGSQIKLHLLELHRRLATAEEKRDNLKNEMNNRLDPQEEREKLLQQVREDNASIQSLDSNAASLKEQIRKVQELIDEAEQDLEEGNSERHQKYRELKKREETMDNFMSTYEENLKKEQDRIEQLEKDIVFALEHSSSNIDMDLSELDSLKQKEGYTSVYDEGKKSMDTLMKDYERFQNNLKKAESTRERLATELQTLPEKTQAMQEELVTLSDLERLRDEGEEQKKALETEIQLLKEKLAPTESAVTEAASKLKKLQESLDGNEMYAKLNKLEDQLAQLEDRKTVLEEDIASITMKGDYEPIKKKALEELAELNKKIIEDLNYGKSY, encoded by the exons ATGGATTTTTCTGACGGCAGTGGAGTGGACAGCGCGGTTCGGAGAGAACGGCCCGTGTCCAGGCGGGGATTTAGAGAATATAGTAACAGTAGTTCTGCTGTGTCAAG AAGTGGCAGCATGCGTCCGGCGTCAGCGTACCGCGGCGGCACAGCCTCTCGCCTATCCACGGCTGCACTCGGCCCGGCCCCGCCGACAGCCGGCCGACAGTCCACGGCTATGACTGGTTTTTCAATG ATCGACCGGCCGATAACCCAGCAAGGCATCTCTGGTCTCCGCACGGGCACAGCCCGCGGGTTCCGAACCCGGCAACTCCAGGACAAGCGTTATTGGGAAGAGCTGATGCAAGTCAAAGTGAGAGAGATGAAGGCTGAGATCGCGAGGCTGAGCGAGCAAGCTGATGCTGGGGAGAGGGAGAGGTCAGCGAAGAAGCATTATGAGAAGAGGGTTAAGGATTTAGCCCAAGAATTAACTG ATCTACAAGGTCGCCTCTCAGATTACAACACTGCCATCCGCATAGCCAACGGCGAAGCCTCGAAGCACTCAGTGGAAGAGCAGACCAGGGAGCTTGAGCTGAGCAATAAGAAGCTGCAAGAGGAGGTGGAACAGGTGttcttggagaagcagaggaaGGAGAACCAGCTGAGGCAGCTGAGGGAACAGATGGAGAAG GAGCAATCAACAATATCAAAATTATTATCAGAAATGACTCCCGAGCAGAAGGATCAGTACAACGAGCTGGAAGCAACGGCTGCAGCCTTGAGAGAAGAAGTTGAACAGTCCAGGACTCAGATTGATCTGTTGACTAAGGAAAAGGATCAGTTTAGCAAGGAGATTTCTGGATCTCAG ATAAAACTTCATTTGCTTGAGCTACACCGACGATTGGCAACCGCTGAAGAGAAGCGCGACAACCTAAAGAATGAAATGAACAACCGCTTAGACCCACAAGAGGAAAGAGAAAAGCTTCTGCAACAG GTTAGAGAAGACAACGCATCAATCCAATCGCTCGACAGCAACGCCGCCAGCCTGAAAGAACAGATACGGAAGGTTCAAGAACTGATCGACGAGGCAGAACAG GACTTAGAGGAAGGTAACTCTGAGCGTCACCAGAAATACAGAGAACTCAAGAAACGAGAGGAAACCATGGACAATTTCATGTCAACTTACGAAGAAAACCTCAAAAAGGAACAAGACCGCATCGAACAGCTGGAAAAAGACATCGTTTTCGCTTTAGAACACAGCAGTTCTAATATTGACATGGATTTGAGTGAGCTGGACTCTTTGAAGCAGAAGGAAGGTTATACCTCGGTGTATGATGAGGGGAAGAAATCGATGGACACTTTGATGAAGGATTATGAGAGGTTCCAGAATAATTTGAAAAAG gcGGAATCAACTCGCGAACGCCTAGCGACCGAGCTCCAAACCTTACCAGAGAAAACCCAGGCCATGCAAGAAGAGCTCGTCACATTATCGGACTTGGAAAGGCTTCGTGACGAAGGCGAGGAACAGAAGAAAGCGTTAGAAACAGAAATACAGCTACTCAAAGAGAAGCTAGCGCCCACGGAGAGCGCGGTTACGGAGGCTGCTAGTAAACTGAAGAAATTGCAG GAAAGCCTTGACGGCAACGAAATGTACGCCAAACTCAACAAACTCGAAGACCAACTGGCCCAACTAGAAGACCGGAAGACCGTTCTAGAAGAAGATATAGCTTCTATTACGATGAAGGGAGACTATGAGCCTATAAAGAAGAAGGCTTTAGAAGAGCTGGCAGAGTTGAATAAGAAGATCATTGAGGATTTAAATTATGGGAAGTCTTATTAG